Part of the Lolium rigidum isolate FL_2022 chromosome 6, APGP_CSIRO_Lrig_0.1, whole genome shotgun sequence genome, catatgccctattttgggaaaaTTTGCACATagccctggcctcctcccgccgcgccgcttcctcctcctcccgtcgcgcctgccGGGCCTGAGCGTACAGCTCCCAGGCCTCGGCTTCCTCGACCTCCCTccgggccgcttcctccatctcggaggtgcgaatggccgcatggaggtgaggccatttcgcgtcctcctccgccgccgagatgagcagcgcggcgcggaggccggggtcctcctccgaggaatcgggcttgggctcgagcagcggcggcggttgtggcAATGCCGCTCCGccacgggcggcctctccgatgtggaggccgcctcggtttcctcctgatggccgcagcgccggcggacgacggcggctgctgctcgcctcgtcgtcgttcgctccgggagcgaaccgtcgcttcggagcCATGACGGCGATTTCGCTCGGGGAGTGGAGggacagatcccctccagtccccatttaataggctCCCGGGTCACCGACCGGTGggtccaagggagacgaggcaacAAGCGCCCCGACGCGagcggacgccgcgtgccatccgcggccacgcaaacctagcccagatttggaccgggtttgcgtcgttccgaacgccgcggccgtccgcttttgcggtgaatCCCCGTGTTGGCCGCTTTTTTGTCCGGCTCAACCCATCCGgacccgcgttggagatgccctaaagccgTAGGTTTTCGCTTCGTGGATCCACGCCAAAGGGCTCGTTGGCTTTTCCGATTTCCAGAAACCTGTCACATGCGACGCGAGCCAGGGACCCTTTTCCGGCGGAGATCGGGTTCACGTGCCGCTCCCGCGCGGCCGGGACAAAAACCACGGCCGCCGCTACGCCCGCGCGCGCATCGCTTGTACTCTAGCCGCTGTCCCAGCTCCCGTGCGGAGCGGCAACAGTCCGTGCTCGAAAGCAAGGATGCTTGTCGTGTCACGGACGCATGCTGGTCTCTCGTCTGGCCTGGTCAGGTCTCGTCCCCGGCCGTGTCGCCCAAGCCTGTGACAGGCTCGTACCCAATGGGGACGCCTCTGCACCGCTCTCTGCACCGCATCGCATGCACGATGCTACGATACAAACGTGCGGATCTGTCTCCTTCCTTTTGGCAGTGAAATGTTCAAAACACGCAGCGTGTGTGCCAATCGCGCGCAATTCCAAAAGTACAAGTAGCACAGGATGCTACTTTTTATCCCAATAAGCTTTTACCTTTGATCGCGCTGTATCCTTTTTTCCTCAAGAATAAGGTCAAGACGGCTCGAGAATGGTACAATTTCATGCACCTAGCATTGATACATTTCCGAGCGCCGAACAACACTCCAGAACCAACACAATAATAAACGACACGCCCTTGCCTAACCTCCAACTACAACAAGCAAGAAAGAGCACATGTTTTCACGACCACGTCATGAAGCAAGCAAAACTTCAGCGAGGCTCGACCACGACTCAAACAAAACCCGGACCAGCGTACGCTTAGAGGAGTCGACGAGATGAAGGCAAGGTCCTGACGGACCCAAGGAAGACGTCGACCTAGATGCGTCCATCATGTCGTACATCGCGCCTCGGAAGCCCAAGCCTTAGTAGCGCATCACATCGCCCCCAGATTCTAGATGCAGTATCGGCCTCACCCCTATATGGCCAAGACAACATCTTCAAGAAAATAACAACACAGTGGCCTCGCCTCCGAGTCCGAAGGACCAAACCTAGGGTTTTCCCGGCAACCGAGGGAGGGGTGGAGGCATGGTGAAGGCCATGAGTTAACTCATCTAGAAGGAAACAACGGCCGTAGGCGTTGCCGTGGTCAGCATTGGCCGCGGTCGAGAAGGGCTTTCGCCCATGCCATACATCGGGACCCTGTGGCGACTATAGATAGGGAACGATGTTAAAGCCGCTGGAATTAGCCACCATCGTCAGGAAGAGAGGAACACTGTAGTTGGAGCGGTCGTCGCCACCACCAGCATCACCATAGCCATCGCCACGTAGCCCGCCGTCAGCACCATCTCAGTGTCAAGCAGCCACCACGACCAAGTGACCGACACCACATGCAACAACCACCTCGGATCTATGAGCCTACCCTAGCCCAAAAGGCCCAGGCCGGACCTAGCTAGATCTCATGTCACCGCCGCAAGGGCACCACCACTGAATGGAGGGAGCCCCGCCTTCACCATGAACGACTCGAGCTCGCCACAACAATGCCATGACACCGCACCACCTCAGAGCCACCAGATCTCGCCGCCGCTACAACGGGTACCGCCGCCCGAGGGAAAATCCCCGCCACTACCGTCCACGTCCGGGCTTTGCCCAACGGAATGCTCCAGTGACGGCGAGGGGAGGGGGAGAGCGGGGAAGGTCTCTAGGCGCTGGTGTGGTCGACCCCCGTGTCGCGGGGACGACTCTATATCTCTCGGGAGAGGTTGAACGCACTGTAAATACTCACGCGTGCAAGTGCACGCGGTGCTCTACGTACATGCTCTCCTCACCGCCTGGCTGTCAAAGCAGCGCCTGTGCGCTCCGGTTTCCCGGTGTGGAACGCTATCCGATCGATACCAACAGCCCTGTGGCGTGCCGTTGAGCCCAACGGCGACACCGAAAAAGAGTTGACACCGAAAATTGAtaaaacaaaaccaaagtacggaTAGGAAGATTTCATTCCCGATGTCGTTTTGATCTGCTGCCACGGGAGACCTCAACACCGAAAATGATTCTTCTTCCCTCTTCTCGCTAGCTGTTCCGTCTCCCTGCAGGGATCTGAAATCCTCACGAGTCACGACCGTCCTGTCTCCATTCCCCTTATTTAAAAGGATATGACATCCTACTTCCCCGAGCAGACGCGCCCCTGCCCTTCTGTCTCGCCATCTTCGGCAATGGCTTCCCGAAGCACGCattgagaggaagaagaaagacaccgtCCAACACATTCTAAGCTCCATTCCGGACAGGCCGCTGCTGAGGTGAGGTATGGCATGATGCTCTCTCCTTCTTTCACAACTTCTTCATGCATCATTTCCTCTGGCGCCTCACATCATGCTCGGTTGCATCATGTATTGGGTGACCCAATCGGCCACAAATGCTTCGCCGCCTCTCCGTTGGAATTGGTCCAAAGGGGAGCTCTCGGCATGCATACCTCGATGGAGTGAGCTCCAATTCTGCTCCCATCTCGTCTCGTACATATACGACCGAGTCTAGCACCTACCCTGCCCTGTTTGGCCGACAAGCTTGCTTATGTATCCAGCAGATACGAGCTGTAAAGCCTCGGGCGCATCCCAAGCTTTGGGGATTTTTGTCTCTTCGCCAACCAATCATCCCAAGCAAGCCCCAGCTCATAAATACATGTGGCTATCTACCTAGTTAGTTAGTTATTCAATCTGAACTTCTGAAGTAGTAAACCCAAGCTAAAGCATGCGTTTTCCTTGCTTTCTTGTTTCCTTTGCCTCGTACGCTTTTGCTAATGGAAAGGAAGCATGCGTACACGTATTTAAGAGGCTACTCCTACCACTAAATTGGTGTACACGTAGTTTTCATTTGGGCCAACTACTTTTGCACCATGCATGGATGATACGGCGAGAGTTGAGTAAGggggaagagaagagaagagctagcaaaagaaaaggcagggGCGTGGTGGGTTCTTGCTTGCTTCAGGCCTACCTCTCTCCAGCCTTAAGTCTGGTGGTTGTAGTGCTGCGCGTATAATGTGTTATCTTGCAAGCTAGGGACCATGCATCGCATGTAGACCTCTCCAGTAGTGATCATCGTCACCCGTGCCCAAGCTTAAAGAATCGGATTGCACATATCCCTCCTTCACTCACCATGTGTCTAGCTCCCTCTCTCCCGGTTTAAGGATCGGCGATCAGTATTTAAAAATCCACTCGGCTGTCGCTGTTGGTTGGCTAAGTGGTTGGAGGTACTACTAGTTAGTGCCAGGTTAGACGGGGAAGCAAGCAGCTAGCCTAGCCGGGAATGATGCattgcattgccatgccatgccatTATTTAGTTGCTTTTCTCTCGTGCATGTGAGGAGAAGATACAGAGAGAGCTAGCTTAGCTCCATCGCCAACGCGAATTAGCCTCTAGCTACCTCCCTTGGCGCCTCGCTCTTGCCTTCTTCCTCGGGAGAGAGGGAGCTGAGCTCACCACCCTTTTCTTGCTTGTCCTCTTGCAGCTTTCCCGTAGCTGGGCATAGTGGTGCTGCTGTGGCTCCGCAATTCGGAGATAGAGGAGGGTGTGTAGCCATGCAGACAGCCAAGACAAGGTATGTTTCGTTCCACCCCCGCCCTTCCGTGCAAAACTCCATGTGCCATTTGGTATTTTTTAGCAGTTCTTGCTTCGTTTTGAACCGTCATGTGCTATTTGATTCTTTCGTACATGCTTTGTTTACTTCCATGCATACATATGGATCCATGTGATGCTAGATTCTCCTCTCCATCCTCAACTCAAACGTTTGAATTGGGGTTTAGTCAATGACTCAATGTGCATGCATCAGCTTTTTTTCCCCTCTCTCTTCCCATGCACAAGCTCTCTGATATTGACTTCATCCGGCCACTAGCTCATCTTACAAAGTTCAGTTAACTGAGGGGCACTGGACAGTCAAATTATGCCCTCTGCTCAGGGGGATTGAACAGAGGCTCTCAACAGTTTACAGGCTTCCAGCTACAGCACCAATCGCGCCAATTCATTCATTCTTTACCCTAAACAAGAACAAATCGCGCTAATTCCATCCCGTGACATGGGTTTGGACGGCAGTAAACCTATAAACAAACACTTTCCACCTTACCGTCGCCTGTGTGTTTGCTCCTTTTTTTAAACAAAACAAACTTCCTGTCGCTAAGAAGCGACCAAAAATTTCAAATCGGGGGCGCCCGCATGTGACCGTGACTGTCCGCGGATAGCTCCACGGCCAACGCCtgtctcgtcctcgtcctcgagcTCGGAGCCCCGCGGTGCGGTGCGGCGGTGGTCCGTCCACTTGTCGCTAACCACATCTGTAAAGCTTCGCTCCTAACAATCTCCTTTTGAACCCGTGCTCGCGAGGGATTAGTAagcgctaagtaaagctaagctaaTGCGCTTGCCCTTTTCCCGGCTCCTGCATCAAGCCTCCCGCCCGCTCGGTTGCTCCCCCTTCACTTCTTGTCGGCGCCTTTTGCTCCTCTCCGCCTCGGATTCCTTGCTCCCCCATCGCATCTTGCTTCTCTGTTCATTCGAGCTGGAATTTTTGACTCGTTTGATTCGTCCTTGCGCGGGCCGTCTCGGCGGCGGAAGGAGTTGTAGTATTTGATTCGAACTTCGTATTGGTTCCCTTCATCTGGAATGAAGGGAGACACTACTGAAATCTTGCGCCTTTCCTAATCATGCTGTCCTTGAACAAAATGCATTTCCTCAAGTTATATTCGAGCAGTACAGCCGTCAGGTGAGGAACTCCGGTCAGTACTGCGAGTTTCCCATGTGATTCTTTTGAGGTTTCTGATTCCTCTTGTGTGTTTTTGGCATGCAGAAATGGCTCGCTGGGAGGGTCTCCCCTCGGAACAAACAAGACGGGCCGGCCGACGAGGCTGGCCGGCCTGGACAACGGCGCCGACGCGACGGCGACCAAGTCCCCCACCGGCCGGAGCCCGAAGGTGGAGCGCCGCACCACCATGAGCGCGGAGCGAGAGGTAAATGCCACGAATCTCCGCCTTCAATTCGGCTCATTTTTCACCTGAAACCTGAAGAGCTACTCCATCTCGAAATAGGCTTTTTCGGTTCTGTCGTTCGGTAGTAGCACATCTGTTCTGTACATGAAAGGAAATCTCTTGTTAAAAAAAAGGCTTAAGAGAGACAGATTATCTAGACACCGTCCAAAGTTCGTTAGAAGCATTTAAAGAGATGGTCGCTAGCTGTTCTTGAATGGCACCAGCGTTTTCTCTCGTCCGATCAGTTTGCCGTGATTTGGCGATATCTGTTCCTGTCTATGTTGATACCATGTCAATTGCTAGCTGTAGTTGGTCATTGGTCTGTCGCCCTCTTGGTGGAGCAAACTGTCAGTTACACTGAAACGGACAGGTACTATTTGGGATAGGTATTACTATTCAGGGGATATTAGCAAAGTGTGCATTCATGCTCGTTTTCCACTAGATCAATTAAGATCGTTAACAGTTCTCCTCGTGATCATATACTGCTACTTGCTGGAATCAACCGAGTAAGTGCAGGATGGTTGATTTCACAGAGCACAGAGGGTAACTGTTAGCTTCAGAGTACAAAATACAGGGATATCATATTTACACTGGTATACTGGTACTTATTCTCTGTACTGGTTTTGTTCTTAAAAAAGACACATAAAATTAAGCATGCAACATGTTGAGGACACAAATATTCACTTTACTTTGTTCAGATAATCACATTTAGCTAATGTTCGCACACAGTTCTTGCTTGAAATATCAGCTGGTAATCAAGATTGCTTCTAACATTTAGCCAAACGTTCTTGAAACTAGGGGGCAACTATCAGCAGCATGTTCACTAGTTCTTTTCTATGATGCCTAACTGTATGGAAAATGGGGAAAGCTAGCAAGGACAGGGATTAATGCACAGCAAAACCTATCCAAGCTGAAACTTTGCCGTGATTTGGAAATATCTGTTCCTGTCCATGTCCATGCCAGGTCAATTAGCTGTAGTTGGCTATTGGTCTGTCCCCTTCTTGATAGAGCAAACTGTCAGTTACACTGAAACAGACACGTACTATTTGGTATAGGAATTCTTCAGGGAATATTAGCAAAGCACTGCATTTAAGCTAGTTTCAATTAAGATCATTAACAGTTCTTTCTGGAAGTACATATTCTCTGTTAGCAAAGTACAGGGATATCTTTTACATTGGTACATATTTTCTGTACTATAGTTATGTTCTTGTAAAAACCCTGAAGATTAAAGCATGCTACATGTCCAGGACACAAATATTTCACTAGATAATGCTTATTAGCTAATAGTTCTTGCTTGAAATATCAACTGGTAATCAGGATTTCCTCCAACATTTTTGCCAAAACGTTCTTGACACTAGGGGTAACTTTTTTTTCCAACAAAGCGagtattttttttagaaatggggcttcccggcctctgcatcaatccatGCACACCACTATTTTATTTAAAATCCATCCACAAAGCGAGTATATTAATACTTCATCATGTTCAGTAATCCTTGCTACTATACCTAACTGTATGGAAAATGGGGAAAGCTAGCAGGGAAAATAATGAACAGCTAAACCGATCTAATGCTGAAACTTTTGCACTTGTCCACCACTAATCCCAGGCTAATCATGGCATTTACCTTCCTGAAACCACAAGTTTGTTGATTGGAGTTCAGAAACTTTTGTACCACCAACCACTAATTTTTTtgcattttgttttgtttctgcTGAATGAAAACACCAGAAAAGGAGGTCACCGATGAAGCTGTCTGAGCTAGAGTCCCATGTCTCGCAGCTGCAAGACGAGCTGAAGAAAGCCAAGGAACAGCTCTATTCCTCCGAGAACTCCAGGAAGCGTGCAGTGCAGGAGGCCGAGGAGGCCAGGGCGCAGGCCGCGTCGGCGACCGCGCTGGTCCGCGACTCCCAGGCACAGCTCGCCGAGCTCTCCTCCGTCGAGCAGACCCGCATCTTCGAGCTTCGCCGGCTGTCCCAGGAGCGCGATCGCTCGTGGCAGTCGGAGCTGGAGGCTATGCAGAAGCAGCACGCCGCCGACTCGTCCGATCTCGTCGCAGCTATGGGGGAGGTGCACCGCCTTCGCGTGCAGCTCGCCGCAGCGGCCCGCGCCGATCGCAAGCAGGAAGTGGCGGAGGCGCTGGCCACCGTCGACGAGCTCAAGGCCAAACTCACGGCGagcgaggaggccgaggcgcaagCGCGAGCATTGCACGAGGAGTGCAAGCAGCAGTTGGAGGCGAGCCGGGCCACGATCGACTCGCTGCTCACCGATGGCTCCAAGCTGATGGACTCCTTCAGCCTCGTCGTCACAGAGCTCGAGGAGTCGCGCGCCAAGCTTAAGGCCCTCGAGGAGGAGGTCGCGGAGACGGCGTCGGTGAAGGCCGCCACCGTAGAGCGCTGCAACTGCTCGAAGGACTCGGAGTCGGAGGTCGCCGATCTAAGGTCGGCTTTGGAGGACGTGGAGGTCAGGTTCCAGGAAGAGAAGATCCTGAGCACCGTCGAGACTCAGTGCGCGTACGAGCTCATGGATCAGATAAAGGTGGAGTCCGACCTGCGGCATGGCAAGCTTGCGGCGGCGCTCGCGACCGCCAAGTCTGAGGCTATCTTCCTCAAGGCGAGCCTGTTCGACAGGGAGTCCGAGTTGAAGCGCGCCCAGGACGCGACCAAGAAGTTGCAGGACGACGCGAGAACGGACAGCACTGCCGACGACCTGAAAGCGCAGCTGCAGGGCGCGCTGCAGGAGAACGGGCAGCTGAAGCTGGAGCTGCGGCAGTACGAGTCCGCCGAGAAGGTCCCCGAGAAGTCGGAGGCcgacgcggcggcggaggcggcgaagaAGGGGGAGACGGAGGCCGAGTTGAGGCGGCTGAGGGTGCAGGCCGAGCAGTGGCGGAAAGCCGCCGAGACCGCTATGGCGTTGCTCACGGTGGGAAAAGGAGGCAACGGGAAGATCTTGGACCGCGGCGAATCGCTGGATAGCGGCACCAAGTATGCGGGCTTGTGCGACGAGCTCGACGATGACGCGGCGGTGGCCAGGAAGAACGGGAACGTGCTCAGGAGGATCAGCGGAATGTGGAAGAAATGAGGCTGATCGCCGATGAACTGATCGATGACAAGTAGTAGCGTGGCTTGATCGTAGGGATCGAGTTGTTCGTTTTTGTTTACCTTGTATAATTGTTTTGCCGGTTCTTGTGGTGTAAAAACATAGGAGTGATTGTACTGAATGTGCCCATAGCTGTATTATACGCGGTATATGATGAATTCAAGAATCAATTCATCCGGGTGTGAATTACGAAAGGCTGGATTACTCCATTTTAGAAAGGGAGTGTTAATGTGCCACTATCCACAAGTTGCATCTGTTCTGATTCTCCACGATTTGCTAATGAAAATGACATGTACTACAACTTTTCTTATCTTTGTTGTTACGGCAACGGTTAAGCATCTTTTGGGGTTTTCTAGGAATCGAAGCAATTTTCTGATCAGTGATAGGCATCTCTATCCGATCCCTTAAAAATCATTGGAGGAGTAAAAAAAAtgtcttagagcatgtctagcaaACACCGCATCCTAGCCCCATCTGCATAATAATTGTCGTTTTGATGATTTGGAGGGAAAAAAAATAGCCAGTTTAGACACCGGACCCTCATACCAAAAAAATTTATCCAGACCATCCAGTTTCGCGCCACGTAAACCCCAAGTTTCCGGTTTCACGAGGTTGTGCGAGCGCGAATCCCATTTCCTCCCCCACATTGGCGCGAAGAAACATTCAGCTCCTCCCCTTCCCAGCTTCCGCCCACCACCCGCCGCCTCCACTCTCTCCGGCCTCTGCAGCGGCGTGCTCGCACCGAGATGAAAATCCCCAACCCGTCCCCACTCGCGAACCAGGCCGCACCGCGCAGATCGACCCCACCAGCTGTTGCCGGATCTAGCGCCGCCACAGCAGCCGCCACCGAGGCGCTTGTGGTCGACGGCGCCATGCAAGATGTCTTCCCCAACATCAAGCGGAAGTGGCTGGGGCAGCACGTCGTCACCGCCCCTCCCGCTGCTACTGCCCCTCCCACTGCTGCCGCTCCGACCAAGAGGATGAAGTAACTGGGCAACAAGCCACCCGCGCAGAAGAAGCTCACGCCAAGGAAGCCCTGTGCGAAGAAGCCAGCCACCGCCAAGATGGCGTCCTTGACAGCTTTGATGGCGGCGATGGCCAAGGCGCTGCTGGCATCGGCTGTCGCACGCAAGGTGGACGACAAAAGTCCTACCGTTGATGTTACGCCAGACTCGTACGTTGACATGCTCAACGACGCGTCCGTCAACATCAATTCAC contains:
- the LOC124665401 gene encoding interactor of constitutive active ROPs 2, chloroplastic-like isoform X2; amino-acid sequence: MLSLNKMHFLKLYSSSTAVRNGSLGGSPLGTNKTGRPTRLAGLDNGADATATKSPTGRSPKVERRTTMSAEREKRRSPMKLSELESHVSQLQDELKKAKEQLYSSENSRKRAVQEAEEARAQAASATALVRDSQAQLAELSSVEQTRIFELRRLSQERDRSWQSELEAMQKQHAADSSDLVAAMGEVHRLRVQLAAAARADRKQEVAEALATVDELKAKLTASEEAEAQARALHEECKQQLEASRATIDSLLTDGSKLMDSFSLVVTELEESRAKLKALEEEVAETASVKAATVERCNCSKDSESEVADLRSALEDVEVRFQEEKILSTVETQCAYELMDQIKVESDLRHGKLAAALATAKSEAIFLKASLFDRESELKRAQDATKKLQDDARTDSTADDLKAQLQGALQENGQLKLELRQYESAEKVPEKSEADAAAEAAKKGETEAELRRLRVQAEQWRKAAETAMALLTVGKGGNGKILDRGESLDSGTKYAGLCDELDDDAAVARKNGNVLRRISGMWKK
- the LOC124665401 gene encoding interactor of constitutive active ROPs 2, chloroplastic-like isoform X1; translated protein: MLSLNKMHFLKLYSSSTAVSDSSCVFLACRNGSLGGSPLGTNKTGRPTRLAGLDNGADATATKSPTGRSPKVERRTTMSAEREKRRSPMKLSELESHVSQLQDELKKAKEQLYSSENSRKRAVQEAEEARAQAASATALVRDSQAQLAELSSVEQTRIFELRRLSQERDRSWQSELEAMQKQHAADSSDLVAAMGEVHRLRVQLAAAARADRKQEVAEALATVDELKAKLTASEEAEAQARALHEECKQQLEASRATIDSLLTDGSKLMDSFSLVVTELEESRAKLKALEEEVAETASVKAATVERCNCSKDSESEVADLRSALEDVEVRFQEEKILSTVETQCAYELMDQIKVESDLRHGKLAAALATAKSEAIFLKASLFDRESELKRAQDATKKLQDDARTDSTADDLKAQLQGALQENGQLKLELRQYESAEKVPEKSEADAAAEAAKKGETEAELRRLRVQAEQWRKAAETAMALLTVGKGGNGKILDRGESLDSGTKYAGLCDELDDDAAVARKNGNVLRRISGMWKK
- the LOC124665401 gene encoding interactor of constitutive active ROPs 2, chloroplastic-like isoform X3; this encodes MQTAKTRNGSLGGSPLGTNKTGRPTRLAGLDNGADATATKSPTGRSPKVERRTTMSAEREKRRSPMKLSELESHVSQLQDELKKAKEQLYSSENSRKRAVQEAEEARAQAASATALVRDSQAQLAELSSVEQTRIFELRRLSQERDRSWQSELEAMQKQHAADSSDLVAAMGEVHRLRVQLAAAARADRKQEVAEALATVDELKAKLTASEEAEAQARALHEECKQQLEASRATIDSLLTDGSKLMDSFSLVVTELEESRAKLKALEEEVAETASVKAATVERCNCSKDSESEVADLRSALEDVEVRFQEEKILSTVETQCAYELMDQIKVESDLRHGKLAAALATAKSEAIFLKASLFDRESELKRAQDATKKLQDDARTDSTADDLKAQLQGALQENGQLKLELRQYESAEKVPEKSEADAAAEAAKKGETEAELRRLRVQAEQWRKAAETAMALLTVGKGGNGKILDRGESLDSGTKYAGLCDELDDDAAVARKNGNVLRRISGMWKK